A single window of Pleomorphomonas sp. T1.2MG-36 DNA harbors:
- a CDS encoding DUF4376 domain-containing protein gives MTLYLKVGAGYVAWNGEPIAGVRHPLSIEDAWPAEELAAIGLFVPRVAVEVPEDKIAVELSVEDVAGRPAYVWQTRDPTLAELRATKLAAISASADVLLSAGAPVAGGLHVALDDGSRADLTAMASTATAASTGTLPWPESYSRGWIAVENLRIPLATPADGLALVASVGDWYAAVVQHRRDQKDAALAAGDAAALEAIDPSAGWPAA, from the coding sequence ATGACGCTCTATCTCAAGGTTGGCGCTGGGTACGTCGCTTGGAACGGCGAGCCTATTGCAGGCGTCCGTCATCCGCTCTCGATCGAAGACGCGTGGCCGGCCGAGGAGTTAGCGGCGATAGGGTTGTTCGTGCCGCGTGTTGCAGTTGAAGTGCCGGAAGACAAAATTGCGGTTGAACTGAGCGTTGAGGATGTCGCTGGGCGACCCGCCTACGTATGGCAGACCCGTGATCCAACCCTTGCCGAGTTGCGGGCCACCAAGCTCGCCGCCATCTCCGCCTCCGCCGACGTCCTCCTCTCTGCCGGCGCCCCCGTCGCAGGCGGCTTGCACGTCGCTCTTGATGACGGGAGCCGCGCCGATCTTACCGCAATGGCCTCGACCGCAACGGCCGCCTCCACCGGCACCTTACCTTGGCCGGAGAGCTATTCGCGCGGGTGGATCGCTGTCGAGAACCTGCGCATTCCGCTTGCCACGCCGGCCGATGGGCTGGCGCTGGTTGCCTCGGTGGGCGACTGGTACGCGGCTGTGGTTCAGCATCGGCGCGACCAGAAGGACGCGGCGCTTGCGGCCGGGGATGCCGCCGCGCTCGAAGCCATCGATCCGTCCGCCGGCTGGCCGGCGGCATAG
- a CDS encoding DUF4376 domain-containing protein, whose protein sequence is MRKIVIEADGSFVEREMTPDEVSRLNALRGDELRQLRAAKLAAISAASDALLAAGAPVAGGLHVALDDRSSADLMVMASTATAASAGTVSWPESYSRGWIAVENLRIPLARPADGLALAASVGDWYAAVVQHRRDLKDAALAAGDAAALDAIDPSAGWPAA, encoded by the coding sequence ATGAGAAAGATCGTCATCGAAGCCGACGGATCATTTGTTGAGCGTGAAATGACGCCGGATGAGGTGTCAAGGCTCAATGCATTGAGAGGCGATGAGCTTCGACAACTCCGCGCCGCCAAACTCGCCGCCATCTCCGCCGCCTCCGACGCCCTCCTCGCCGCCGGCGCTCCCGTCGCTGGCGGCCTGCACGTCGCCCTCGATGACAGGAGCAGTGCCGATCTGATGGTCATGGCCTCGACTGCCACGGCTGCCTCGGCCGGCACCGTCTCCTGGCCGGAGAGTTATTCGCGCGGGTGGATCGCCGTCGAGAACCTGCGCATTCCGCTTGCCAGGCCGGCCGACGGGCTGGCGCTGGCTGCTTCGGTGGGTGACTGGTACGCGGCCGTGGTTCAGCATCGGCGCGATCTGAAGGATGCGGCGCTTGCGGCTGGGGATGCCGCCGCGCTCGATGCCATCGATCCGTCCGCCGGTTGGCCGGCGGCATAG
- a CDS encoding DUF1515 family protein encodes MKPLFSEADPANEVLVRLGEVSASVQHLLRDFGDEKIAARDNRAAMHRRLDEQARELSALKAELTLSRRAVEDMARTQSETVLPAVGEWRDMKTTGLRIVGVLAIGGVSVGATLAWFSDQAASLLRHWLRIG; translated from the coding sequence GTGAAGCCGCTCTTTTCCGAGGCCGATCCCGCCAACGAGGTGCTGGTGCGGCTTGGCGAGGTCAGCGCCAGCGTCCAGCACCTGTTGCGCGACTTTGGCGACGAGAAGATCGCCGCCCGCGACAATCGCGCCGCCATGCATCGCCGCCTCGACGAGCAGGCGCGCGAGCTGTCGGCGCTGAAGGCCGAGCTGACGCTCAGCCGGCGGGCGGTCGAGGACATGGCGCGGACGCAGAGCGAAACCGTGCTGCCGGCCGTCGGCGAGTGGCGCGACATGAAGACCACCGGGCTGCGCATCGTCGGCGTGCTGGCCATCGGCGGCGTCAGTGTCGGCGCCACGCTGGCCTGGTTCTCCGATCAGGCCGCGTCGCTTTTGCGCCATTGGCTCCGGATCGGCTGA
- a CDS encoding DUF7940 domain-containing protein, with protein MKRPRLVPNAGKVLRRSWTSRILIAGGLLTAAEAVLPYLSGGELIPPAVFPFVAFGVVFAAFVARHVLQEALHDADD; from the coding sequence ATGAAGCGACCGAGGCTCGTGCCCAATGCCGGAAAGGTGCTCCGGCGGTCCTGGACCTCCCGCATCCTGATCGCCGGCGGCCTTCTCACCGCCGCCGAGGCGGTGCTGCCCTATCTCTCCGGCGGCGAGCTGATCCCGCCGGCCGTCTTTCCCTTCGTGGCCTTCGGCGTGGTGTTCGCCGCCTTCGTCGCCCGCCACGTGCTGCAGGAGGCCTTGCACGATGCCGACGATTAA
- a CDS encoding lysozyme: MPTIKLAPTRRARAAIAAVLLSAGAGGTLALMPGAAPVPDDVALAVTALVKPWEGRSLRAYLDTVAKPPVWTICDGDTKGVRPGMVETAAGCDRRLASRIARDYRARLVACVPNWPAAPLSWRAMMTSLAWNIGVDAACRSTAARLGRAGRWLESCTAATAFNRAGGRMVVGLANRRGMGDATRIGEGELCASGLE; the protein is encoded by the coding sequence ATGCCGACGATTAAGCTCGCGCCGACCAGGCGCGCCCGCGCGGCCATCGCCGCCGTGCTGCTGTCGGCCGGGGCCGGCGGCACGCTGGCGCTGATGCCGGGCGCCGCTCCCGTGCCCGACGACGTGGCCCTGGCGGTCACCGCGCTGGTCAAGCCCTGGGAGGGCCGCTCGCTCCGGGCCTATCTCGACACGGTGGCCAAGCCGCCGGTGTGGACCATCTGCGACGGCGACACCAAGGGCGTCAGGCCCGGCATGGTGGAAACCGCCGCCGGCTGCGACCGGCGCCTTGCCAGCCGCATCGCCCGCGACTATCGCGCCCGGCTCGTCGCCTGCGTGCCCAACTGGCCGGCCGCGCCGCTCAGCTGGCGGGCGATGATGACCTCGCTCGCCTGGAACATCGGCGTCGACGCAGCCTGCCGCTCGACGGCGGCGCGGCTTGGCCGGGCCGGCCGCTGGCTGGAAAGCTGCACGGCCGCCACTGCCTTCAACCGGGCCGGCGGGCGCATGGTGGTCGGCCTCGCCAACCGGCGCGGCATGGGCGATGCGACGCGCATCGGCGAGGGCGAACTCTGCGCCTCGGGGCTCGAATGA